From Pan troglodytes isolate AG18354 chromosome 9, NHGRI_mPanTro3-v2.0_pri, whole genome shotgun sequence, the proteins below share one genomic window:
- the NAALADL1 gene encoding aminopeptidase NAALADL1 isoform X1 — protein sequence MQWTKVLGLGLGAAALLGLGIILGHFAIPKKANSPAPQDLDLEILETVMEQLDAHRIRENLRELSREPHLASSPRDEDLVQLLLQRWKDPESGLDSAEASTYEVLLSFPSQEQPNVVDIVGPTGGIIHSCHRTEENVTGEQGGPDVVQPYAAYAPSGTPQGLLVYANRGAEEDFKELQTQGIKLEGTIALTRYGGVGRGAKAVNAAKHGIAGVLVYTDPADINDGLSSPDETFPNSWYLPPSGVERGSYYEYFGDPLTPYLPAVPSSFRVDLANVSGFPPIPTQPIGFQDARDLLCNLNGTLAPATWQGALGCHYRLGPGFRADGDFPADSQVNVSVYNRLELRNSSNVLGIIRGAVEPGEPSSCCLHPRPLLCSGCRCPHPALPLPPPSPAPPAHLSLSSGSLPLFLWPDRYVLYGNHRDSWVHGAVDPSSGTAILLELSRVLGTLLKKGTWRPRRSIVFASWGAEEFGLIGSTEFTEEFFNKLQERTVAYINVDISVFANATLRVQGTPPVQSVVFSATKEIRSPGPGDLSIYDNWIRYFNRSSPVYGLVPSLGSLGAGSDYAPFIHFLGISSMDIAYTYDRSKTSARIYPTYHTAFDTFDYVDKFLDPGFSSHQAVARTAGSVILRLSDSFFLPLKVSDYSETLRSFLQAAQQDLGALLEQHSISLGPLVTAVEKFEAEAAALGQRISTLQKGSPDPLQVRMLNDQLMLLERTFLNPRAFPEERYYSHVLWAPRTGSVVTFPGLSNACSRARDTASGSEAWAEVQRQLSIVVTALEGAAATLRPVADL from the exons ATGCAGTGGACGAAGGtgttggggctggggctgggggctgctgcCCTCTTGGGGCTGGGGATCATCCTTGGCCACTTTGCCATCCCCAAAAAAGCCAACTCACCGGCCCCCCAGGACCTGGACCTGGAGATCCTGGAGACCGTCATGGAGCAGCTGGATGCCCACAGGATCCGGGAGAACCTCAG AGAACTCTCCAGGGAGCCACACCTGGCCTCCAGCCCTCGGGATGAGGACCTGGTGCAGCTGCTGCTGCAGCGCTGGAAGGACCCAGAGTCAGGCCTGGACTCGGCCGAGGCCTCCACGTACGAAGTGCTGCTGTCCTTCCCTAGCCAGGAGCAGCCCAACGTCGTGGACATCG TGGGCCCCACTGGGGGCATCATCCACTCCTGCCACCGGACTGAGGAGAACGTGACCGGGGAGCAAGGGGGGCCAGATGTGGTACAACCCTATGCTGCCTATGCTCCTTCTGGAACCCCACAG GGCCTCCTCGTCTATGCCAACCGGGGCGCGGAAGAAGACTTTAAGGAGCTACAGACTCAGGGCATCAAACTTGAAGGCACCATCGCCCTGACTCGCTATGGGGGTGTAGGGCGTGGGGCCAAG GCTGTGAACGCTGCCAAGCACGGGATAGCCGGGGTGCTGGTGTACACAGACCCTGCTGACATCAACGATGGGCTGAGCTCACCCGACGAAACCTTTCCCAACTCCTGGTACCTGCCCCCCTCAGGAGTGGAGCGAGGCTCCTACTACGAGTATTTTGGGGACCCTCTGACTCCCTACCTTCCAGCCGTCCCCTCTTCCTTCCGCGTGGACCTTGCCAATGTCTCCGGATTTCCCCCAATTCCTACACAGCCCATTGGCTTCCAGGATGCAAGAGACCTGCTCTG taACCTCAACGGAACTTTGGCCCCAGCCACCTGGCAGGGAGCACTGGGCTGCCACTACAGGTTGGGTCCCGGCTTCCGGGCTGACGGAGACTTCCCAGCAGACAG CCAGGTGAATGTGAGCGTCTACAACCGCCTGGAGCTGAGGAACTCTTCCAACGTCCTGGGCATCATCCGTGGGGCTGTGGAGCCTGGTGAGCCCTCCTCTTGCTGCCTGCACCCCAGGCCCCTGCTCTGCTCTGGATGCCGCTGTCCTCATCCAGCCCTGCCCTTGCCACCACCCAGCCCAGCtccccctgcccacctctccctctcctctggtTCTCTGCCCCTTTTCCTCTGGCCAGATCGCTACGTGCTGTATGGGAACCACCGAGACAGCTGGGTGCACGGGGCTGTGGACCCCAGCAGTGGCACCGCCATCCTCCTGGAGCTCTCCCGTGTCCTGGGGACCCTGCTGAAGAAGG GCACCTGGCGTCCTCGCAGATCAATCGTGTTTGCGAGCTGGGGGGCTGAGGAGTTTGGGCTCATTGGCTCCACGGAATTCACAGAA GAGTTCTTCAACAAGCTGCAGGAGCGCACGGTGGCCTACATCAACGTGGACATCTCGGTGTTTG cCAACGCTACCCTTAGGGTGCAGGGGACGCCCCCTGTCCAGAGTGTCGTCTTCTCTGCAACCAAAGAG ATCCGCTCACCAGGCCCTGGCGACCTGAGCATCTACGACAACTGGATCCGGTACTTCAACCGCAGCAGCCCGGTGTACGGCCTGGTCCCCAG CTTGGGTTCTCTGGGTGCTGGCAGCGACTATGCACCCTTCATTCACTTCCTGGGCATCTCCTCCATGGACATCGCCTATACGTATGACCGG AGCAAGACTTCAGCCAGGATCTACCCCACCTACCATACAGCCTTTGACACCTTTGACTATGTGGACAAGTTTTTGGACCCAG GCTTCAGCAGCCATCAGGCTGTGGCCCGGACAGCGGGGAGTGTGATTCTCCGGCTCAGTGACAGCTTCTTCCTGCCCCTCAAAGTCAGTGACTACAGTGAGACACTCCGCAGCTTCCTGCAGGCAGCCCAGCAAGATCTCGGGGCCCTGCTGGAGCAGCACAGCATCAGCCTGG GGCCTCTGGTGACTGCAGTGGAGAAGTTTGAGGCAGAAGCTGCAGCCTTGGGCCAACGCATATCAACACTGCAGAAGGGCAGCCCTGA CCCCCTGCAGGTCCGGATGCTCAATGACCAGTTGATGCTCTTGGAACGGACCTTTCTGAACCCTAGAGCCTTCCCAGAGGAACGCTACTACAG CCATGTGCTCTGGGCACCTCGCACGGGCTCCGTAGTCACATTCCCGGGCCTATCCAATGCCTGCTCCAGGGCCAGGGACACAGCTTCTGGATCTGAAGCTTGGGCTGAGGTCCAGAGACAGCTCAGCATTGTGGTGACAGCCCTGGAGGGTGCGGCAGCCACCCTGAGGCCTGTGGCTGACCTCTGA